From Periophthalmus magnuspinnatus isolate fPerMag1 chromosome 6, fPerMag1.2.pri, whole genome shotgun sequence:
aactacgaacgtgttaaaaataaacccctcaagCTTTTCGGCAgatccagtttaaaaatgtagtagaaagtacagacactcctctcaaatgtagtaacgtaaaagtaaaaagcatccgatgtagagatacctaaaatgtatacttaattacagtactttactacttttactttgttagttccaccactggtcacaTATAAATTACTTGCCTTGACGACCGTCGTACTCCATTTAGCAGAAACAAACTGTAACATAAGCAGATGTAGCTACTGACATGAGTCATATGacgatgttattgctgtgtagCCAGAAGACTTGAGACGAGACAAGTGGGGTCACAGTTAACTATAGGTCCAAGTTATAGTTAGCTATTTATACGCTGTTACGGGGAAGTATAGCGCTCGTGCACCACCAGTACGCAGTGATGGATtaagtaaaaagttactcaagtaaaagtatcatatgaaaaaatctacttgagcaaaaatgtgtaaaaacttgtttaaaaatgcactttctttcacacaagtgttgttcatttgtcgctacaagtgttaaatgtagtgatatggattaaaaattacacatattttggtcacagtaacaatacaaatcaactcttacttaatttttcttatgaattttgtgtgtttatttttgtttacactttagtcaggatgtttctaccaatatgggaaaaataacccctcaaatcatatgaaaagtactttttacttttcagtccagttcaaaaatatagtggagtagaaagtacagatactgctctcaaatgtagagaagtaaaagtaaaaagtatccactgtaaaaatgtatttaagtaaagcgCAGATACAggactttactgcttttactgcgTTACCGTCCACCACTAAAGCCTGTTTAGTGacttacatattatattattattattacacattattATACGTGTACTACTACCTTTACCACAGCAGGACAAAAGACCTGAACAATCTAACTCTTCCATGAACAAAAACTTTAATCAGGAAGATAACAGACAGTataacagtgcaaacatgattCTTACTCCAGACAGAGGCTTATATCTCTGTCAAGGAAAGAAGATGCTTTAATTACTCCCAGCTGTTATGTTTGGCACAAATCTCTACGTGTCTTCCTGGTGCTGTTACATAAATGGTGCTACTTAACACAATAGATTCGAATCTGCAAAACACATGAGGCTGAAGATAAAAAGATCCAGCTTCAGCAGATGTCTGGTTTGCGCATGCGGCTTTGGAGAACACAGGAAAAAAACGACACAAAAAGGTCGTCATATGACAGGCTTTGTGTTTGGCCACGGACTGCTTTTGGAAATGTGTAGAAACGTGCTCTGGTAAAACGTGGAAAGCATTATTTACTACAGAAAATGGACAAAGGAGAAGAATAACACGGGCGTAAAACTTCCTGCCTTTTACGCACAGTCTGCATCACTGGGTTTTGGGCTATATTTTAATCAAAAAACAGTATTTGATCACTTGTGTTTAAAAAGATGAGCTCAAGATAAGTTATTTGAGTAAGACTACAGAGCAAAACGTGTGAATTTTGGTAATAACCGAGCTTATTTGGTGACAAAACATGACACAATCCACAAAAGACGCAGAGCATATCGAAAGTTAGCCTTCTATTAGCAGCATTACTTTATTTTAGGCTGTTTAGCATTTAAAAAAGCGTCACTTACCACCGTTACTGGAGAAACCATTGTGTTATCTTGTCAAATTGTGTTAGAAAAGGACGAGGTTAGGCTTCAGTTCGCCCGTTTGTGGAGATTGCGGCAGCACGGGGGATGCGGATTGTTTTTGTCTTCTCCGGAGTGGGCGGTCCGACGtcaagggggcggggccagcgGCTTGGAACGTGGTCAACGTTTTGGgcgttaaccaatcagagcagagggtTGTGGAAAAATGGGCGGGACTACGCACGCGACGCGCCCCGATAGGAGGGGTCACAtggtgtttacattttaaagcagatgGCCTTTATTTACATGTGAAAGAACATGAATATAATATTAAAGAAGACGATATTATTCAGGATATAAAAGCactgcatttaaaaataatatgaaacaTTATTATGTCATTAATGTCATGTTTTCTTACACCACCTCTTGTACAGTTTAGATATGtctatactttattttattatacttgTACATATACAAGTCATCAGCTTTTTTTTGCtacttaaattatttattttatttattgattttaataacacattttaataacattgCTCTTTGTTAATATATTGTAATGTTAGAGCTACTGTGTCCACGTAATTTCCCCAGTGGATCAATAAAATTTGTGTAAGTCAAAGttataatgaataataaattgtcttcaaaatattgcatacattcattaaatacataataattcaaataaatatggTTTTACCACACTAGAATCACTGAAGGGTCAGAGAAAATTCTGGCAGTTGATATTTGCGAGGCGTTTCATTGAAGAAAACAGCGACACCACGTGGTACGACATAATTCTGCGACTCaaatagacacatttattttatatattatttattttaatatttagacATATATTacgttgttttatttgttgtttgttatcTTTtagtccattattattattattattattaattttattttatgattataaTTTGTCTAAAGAAATCGGAAGTTGAAACCGGAAGTTGCGTAGGATCATCCCTCTTACTTGCTCCGTAGACTCTTCGGTCACTATTTTTTCCTGTAGTCGCTGTAGCCGATTAAGTtgtcttttttaattatttttttctcttaaagaACATACGTAAATGTAGTTTGATGGCTCATATTTTAACTTTCTGGATCGTTGTCGTCTACACTCTTACTTGATGATTGGTTTATGACAGTGGCTAACTGTGCTAACTCTGTGAACACAAACAGATGTAGAGGGAACCAGGGTTAAAACTGCTATTTTCTTCCGTTGTGTTGGACTTTTCATAAAGAGGACAGGCGTGGCAGCTGTGGTTTTATCTGGGGAGGACTGCTATTTAACCCCCCACTGAAGTAATCCATATAGTAGCACACTTTCTCCAGCAGTCTGCCAGGTGGTCACATCGGCAGCAAAAAATGATGGACTTTGACAATGTGTTATCGATTGCTTCTCAAAACCAGGGCGGCAGTAATGTACAGGTAAGATAAACTTAAAGATTTCATGTGATACAAAGCCACTTAACACGTGTTTCGAACTGTGAACGTGAACAGCTGCTAAGGGCTGGGTATGTTCTAACTACACCCAAACGTCTACAAGCTCAGTTTGGACTGAGCAGCACTTTTCATTCTAACCAAACGTTATTAAAAACCCTTAAGTTTTGACTGATTAAAAATTGCTGAATTTATTAAAAAGCTTATCACTCACTAattgttttctcaaaatgtatttctattaCCAGAAAAGATACAGTTTACAAACCGGCCCACCAAAGAAGGACCCCAAGTCTAAGGGTGTAAACCCTGCAGCAATACAGGCCCTCTTGAAAAAGCAACAGATAGACACTAAGATGAAAGGTAAGAACACTCTAAAATGTGTAATAGAGGTCCTATAGAACAAAATTAATTCTTATGAACTgtatgccatgttataatgttgttatctgctcaaaaacagacccggagttgtgctttttttcatttgcacatatttgagtaacgatttattattagtctgtctacatatccaacgctcaaaatgctctgttccactatGTGGTTTCATAaattggttgttttcaagttaacattttccttttgttcagtagagatgggccattccagggatgaaatcatctaagtgattctagtgaaagtgtatggagtttaaaaacacagtgtagcatttcctgtattaccacatgacatcacaaagtggatcagagtgtttttcatttgagaaaAGAATGCAGCCTAaataatgcagggtttgtgtctttaaacatgtgtgaatgaaagaaaaacacatctccaggtctgtttgtgatgaggaaacaacagtgtaacatagatcagaaaatagtgtaatatgggccctttaaggattTCAGTGTATGAATAACCATAATCTTTTATCGTGTGTGTCCCTCAGAAATAGAAAGCAAGAAACAGAAAGAAGAGCTCTTAGCCAAAAGGGTTGAGTTGAAATCGGACCGCAAAGCTCGAGCTATGGCTTCCAGAACTAAGGACAATTTCAGAGGTTACAACGGTGTTCCAGTCGTAGAAACTCCcaaaaaaagaagaacaaaGCAAGAAAtggaagaagaaagaaataatGTTAATCATTCAAATAACTTCAGAAATAGCATAGTAGACCCCGAAGACGATGAAGATAATTATGAATATGAGCAAACAGATTCTGAAGGAGAGCCGGAGCCACCAAGAAACTCTTTTCACAATAGCAGTTCTAAGTCCTCAGTGAAACCAAGTGCAGCACCAAAATCCGCTCCATTCAACTTTGCAGACTTGCTTAAACTTGCAGAGAAAAAACAACACGAACCAGTTGAGTTGAAACCCAAGATTgtaaaaaaggaagaaaggcTTCGCACAGCTGATGAAATTAGGGAATTGGAACTTGAACGCAAAGCCAAAAAATTAGATAAGTGTGTGAAGGGAGAGAGGTATTTGAAAGATGACATGTCTCACTCTAGCTCAAGTTCCTCTAAAGCCACccttgaaaaaaaatatgaatcacAGAAGTCAAGAATATCTGGCAGTACGGAGAAGCAGTTGCAcaagcaagaaaaaaataataaggtAAACTCTTCTGCCAAATCAAGTGGTAATGACAGAGATAAACTCAATTCATctcataaagaaaaaaacagaatcaaACCAGGTTCATCTAGTTCTGCCAGCAGTAAAATGTCATCCAGACCTTCAAACTCTGAAGTTTCAGCTAAACAAACGGGGACCAAACTTTCATCTAGTCACAAATCGGCAACCTCAAATAACCTTACTGCCAAAAAAGATAACTCCTTATTGCATAAAGGAAGATCTGAGGGCTCTCCTGGAAGTCGGCCTTACAGTTCTGCTTCATCAAGTCAAAAAAATCAGCCACAGAAAAGAGAACCACAAAGACCAGGAACAAATGCCCCTGTAAGATCAAATGTTGTACCCAAACCAGGATTGAGCAGCTCAAGTAAACCAGGTCAACCTCAAGCCAGGCCAGGAGGTCCACCCCAGATGAAATCTGGTGTTAGACCTGGTGCCGGTGGGGTCAAAACTCAGAGTGTTGGGCAAAGCCGACCTGGTCATGGAGGACCAGCTCCTGGAAGAGCCACTGGCAGTGCAGGTGGAGAAACACCCAGGTGTACTGTTGTGTCTGAAACCATTTCATCCAAGAATGTGGTCGGGTCTAAAGCTGGTCTTCCACCACAACCTGGAATGGGGCAGCAAAGGCCTGGAATGGGGCAGCAGCAGCGGCAGGGAATGGGACAGCAGCAGCGGCCGGGAatgggacagcagcagagaccCGGAATGGGACAGCCGCAGAGACCCGGAATGGGACAGCCGCAGCGACCGGGAATGGGACAGCCGCAGCGACCGGGAATGGGACAGCAGCAGCGACCGGGAATGGGACAGCAGCAGCGACCGGGAATGGGACAGCAGCAGCGACCGGGAATGGGACAGCAGCAGCGACCGGGAATGGGACAGCAGCAGCGACCGGGAATGGGACAGCAGCAGCGACCGGGAATGGGACAGCAGCAGCGACCGGGAATGGGACAGCAGCAGCGACCGGGAatgggacagcagcagagaccGGGAATGCCTCCGAGGCCTATGAACAGACCCCCGGGTAAAATACTTGCCAAGTGAATATGCACAAAACACTCTAATCAATTCAAATCCATTTTGAAATTGGATAACGCTGTATGTGATACTAAGTGTATTGTTTGCTGCTTTGTTTCTTCATC
This genomic window contains:
- the spty2d1 gene encoding protein SPT2 homolog, with product MMDFDNVLSIASQNQGGSNVQKRYSLQTGPPKKDPKSKGVNPAAIQALLKKQQIDTKMKEIESKKQKEELLAKRVELKSDRKARAMASRTKDNFRGYNGVPVVETPKKRRTKQEMEEERNNVNHSNNFRNSIVDPEDDEDNYEYEQTDSEGEPEPPRNSFHNSSSKSSVKPSAAPKSAPFNFADLLKLAEKKQHEPVELKPKIVKKEERLRTADEIRELELERKAKKLDKCVKGERYLKDDMSHSSSSSSKATLEKKYESQKSRISGSTEKQLHKQEKNNKVNSSAKSSGNDRDKLNSSHKEKNRIKPGSSSSASSKMSSRPSNSEVSAKQTGTKLSSSHKSATSNNLTAKKDNSLLHKGRSEGSPGSRPYSSASSSQKNQPQKREPQRPGTNAPVRSNVVPKPGLSSSSKPGQPQARPGGPPQMKSGVRPGAGGVKTQSVGQSRPGHGGPAPGRATGSAGGETPRCTVVSETISSKNVVGSKAGLPPQPGMGQQRPGMGQQQRQGMGQQQRPGMGQQQRPGMGQPQRPGMGQPQRPGMGQPQRPGMGQQQRPGMGQQQRPGMGQQQRPGMGQQQRPGMGQQQRPGMGQQQRPGMGQQQRPGMGQQQRPGMGQQQRPGMPPRPMNRPPGPMLPPITSAYKRKFEDEEDDYDSEMDDFIDDGGDEQEEISKHIKQIFGYDRNKYKDESDYALQFMESSWKDMQKEEARSLRMAVQEDLEEEKKEEEEMKRKMGKKPRKK